The following is a genomic window from Variovorax paradoxus.
AAGGTAAGCCACGCCTGGCGTAGGCAGCGGGCCCAGCAGCACCACGTCGACGCCTGCGGAGTTGAAGCCCGATTCCAGCGCGGATTCGAGCATGTAGCCCGAAATGCGCGTGTCCTTGCCGATCAGCACCGTGGGGCGCGACTCGCTCTTTTTGAGCACGCGGCCCACCGCATGCGCAAGGCGCAGAACGAAATCGGGTGTGATGGGAGACTGGCCGACCGTGCCGCGGATGCCGTCGGTGCCAAAGTATTTACGGGTCATGAGGTTTGTCGTTTTTGTTGATTGATTGAAGCCGGTGCGCCCGCCTGCGGCTCTTGGGCTTTCATGGCTTGCCAGACCGCGAGCGCCGCCACTGTGTCGCGCACGTCGTGCACCCGCACGATGGCCGCGCCGCGGTCCACCGCCAGCATTGCCGCCGTGACGCTGGGCACTAGGCGTTCGGCAGCGGCCGGAATGCCGCTGACGGTGCCGATTGACGACTTGCGAGACCAGCCCAGCAGCAGCGGATAACCGGCTTCGAGCAACTCGCGCTGCCGTGCCAGCAACGCAAAATTTTGCGCCACCGTCTTGCCGAAACCGATTCCCGGGTCCAGGGTGATTCGCGAGGGGTTGATCTGGAGCAAACGCAGTTGGGCCACCTGCTGCGCCCAGAACGCCAGCACTTCCGGCACCACGTCGCCCTGCATGGGCGCGACTTGCATGGTTTGCGGATCCCGATGCATGTGCATCAGGCAAATGCCGCACGAAGGATGCGCGGCCACGGCTTCGCGCGCGCCCGGTTGCCGCAACGCCCAGACGTCGTTGATGATGTCGGCGCCAAGCTCGAGCACAGCGCGCATGACTTCCGGCTTGTAGGTGTCTATGGACAGCGGCACGTTCAGCTTGACGGCCTCGCGGACCACCGGCAGCACGCGCGCCAGTTCGGCATCGAGCGGCACGGCCGGGCTACCGGGCCGGGTCGATTCGCCGCCGATGTCGAGAATGTCGGCGCCTTCCTTCAGCAACCGCTCGCAATGCTGCAGGGCCGCGGCGGTGGAGGCATGCGCCCCGCCGTCGGAAAAAGAATCGGGAGTGACGTTGACGATGCCCATCACGCGCGGCCGCGCGAGATCGATCGCGAAACGTGCGGTCTGCCAGATCAACGGGGCCATCGCCATGCGGCACCTTCACTATCGAAAACGGGGCCAATGGCCCCGTTGTTGTGTGACACCGGATGATGCACTTCAGGCAGCAGTCGGTGCCGGATCCGGTTTCACTGCCGGCGTACCGCCGCTGCCGCCGCTGCCCGAAGGCGGGATGCGGGGCGTCCAGTCCTTGGGGGGGCGCGGTGCGCGGCCGGCCATGATGTCGTCGAGCTGTTCGCTGTCGATGGTTTCCCACTCGAGCAGCGCCTTGGCCATGGCGTGCATCTTGTCGCTGTTGTCCTCGATGAGGCGGCGGGCCAGGGCGTACTGCTCGTCGATGATGCGGCGGACTTCCTCGTCCACCTTTTGCATCGTCTGCTCGCTCATGGTGGTCGTCTTGGTGACGGAACGGCCCAGGAAGACTTCGCCTTCGTTTTCCGCATAGACCATCGGGCCCAGTGCATCGGTCATGCCGTAGCGGGTGACCATGTCACGTGCCAGCTGGGTTGCCTTGTTGAAGTCGTCCGAGGCGCCGGTGGTGCGCTGGTTCATGAAGACTTCTTCGGCAATCCGGCCGCCGAACAACATCGAGATCTTGTTGAGCGCCCATTCCTTGTCGTAGCCGTAGCGGTCTTTCTCGGGCAGCGTGAAGGTCACGCCCAATGCGCGGCCGCGCGGAACAATGGTTACCTTGTGAACGGGGTCGGATTTGGGCAGGAGCTTGCCGATGAGGGCGTGGCCGGCTTCGTGGTAGGCAGTGTTTCGCAACTCTTCGGGGTCCATGACCGCCGAGCGGCGCTCCGGGCCCATGAAGATCTTGTCCTTGGCTTTTTCGAAGTCCTGCATCTCGACCACGCGCGCATTGCGGCGCGCAGCCATGAGGGCGGCTTCGTTGCAAAGGTTGGCCAGGTCGGCGCCGGACATGCCGGGCGTTCCACGGGCGATGACGTTCGGATTGACGTCCTGGCCGAGCGGCACCTTGCGCATGTGAACGGCGAGGATCTGCTCGCGCCCCTTGACGTCGGGCAGCGTGACATACACCTGGCGGTCGAAACGGCCCGGGCGCAGCAGCGCGGCGTCGAGAATGTCGGGGCGGTTGGTTGCAGCCACCACGATCACGCCGAGATTGGTTTCGAAACCATCCATCTCGACCAGCATCTGGTTCAGGGTTTGTTCGCGCTCGTCGTTGCCGCCGCCCAGGCCGGCACCACGCTGGCGGCCCACCGCATCGATTTCGTCGATGAAGATGATGCAAGGGGCGTTCTTCTTGGCGTTTTCGAACATGTCGCGCACGCGGGCCGCGCCCACGCCGACGAACATTTCAACGAAGTCGGAGCCCGAGATCGAGAAGAACGGAACCTTGGCTTCCCCAGCGATCGACTTGGCGAGCAAGGTCTTGCCGGTACCCGGAGGGCCAACCAGCAGCAGGCCGCGCGGAATGCGGCCGCCGAGCTTCTGGAAGCGCTGCGGGTCTTTCAGGAAGTCGACCACCTCACGGACTTCTTCCTTGGCCTCGTCGCAGCCTGCGACGTCGGCGAAGGTGACCGTGTTGTTGTTCTCGTCCATCATGCGGGCCTTGCTCTTGCCGAAGCTGAATGCTCCGCCTTTGCCGCCGCCCTGCATCTGGCGCATGAAGTAGATCCAGACGCCGATCAGGAGCAGCATGGGGCCCCAGCTCACCAGGAGCGTCATGAGGAGCGAGCCCTCTTCACGCGGCTTGACGTCGAACTTGACGTTGTGATCGATCAGGTCGCCGACCAGGCCCCGGTCGAGCACCGTGGCGGTCGTGCGGATCTTGCGATCGTCGTTGGTGACGGCGATGATTTCCCCGCCGCCCGCGCCTTCGGGGATGACGGCGCTCTTGATCTGATTGTTTCGGACCTGATCAAGGAACTCCGAATAACTTACTGTTCCCGAGCCAACGCCGCCGCGGGTGTCAAACTGCTTGAACACAGTGAACAACACCATGGCAATGACGAGCCATACGGCAACTTTGGAAAACCACTGATTGTTCAAACGAAGCTCCAGTCGAAAGCGCGTGACAAGATTATGAAAAGAACGCGCTGTGGATACGCAATTGCGCCCCATTTTAGGCTTTTCAAGCTACGAAAAGCGGGCATTTCCCTAATGCGGCCATAGCCTCGGAAGGGTTTGCACCCCTTCGACACCCCTTGGCAGCTTATTCAGGGGCGGGCACGTCAAGGTATCAAAGCGTTTCCTGGGCCTTCAGCCCCATTCCCACCAAGAAGGTTTCGGACGACTTGTCGCGCGAAGCCTTCGGTTTGAAGGGCTTGACGGTGCGAAAGTTCGCCTTGAACAGCTTCACGAGTTCGTCGTAGCCGCTGCCGTGGAAAAGCTTGGCGACCAATGCCCCTTCAGGTTTCAGGTGATGCTGTGCAAAGTCGATGGCCAGCTCGATCAGGTGCGCCACACGAGCTGCGTCGGCCGAGTGGATGCCCGAAAGGTTGGGGGCCATGTCGGAAACCACCAGGTCTGCCTTCCGGCCCGCCAGCACGCCCAGCACCTGCTCCAGCAGTTCTGGCTCACGAAAATCGCCCTGCAGGAAGGTCACGCCCTCGATAGGCTCCATTGGCAGGATGTCCAGAGCGATGATGGTGCCGTTCAACCCCCCTGCAGCCGCGCCATCGGGCGACATGCGCCGCCGAAGGTACTGGCTCCAGGCGCCGGGTGTGGAACCCAGGTCGACCACGAGCTGGCCCGGCTTGACCAGGCCCAGCGACTCGTCGATTTCCTTGAGCTTGTAGGCGGCACGTGCGCGATACCCCTCCCGCGTGGCCAGCTTCACGTACGGATCGTTGATGTGGTCGTGTAGCCACGCCTTGTTGACTTTTTTGCTCTTTGCCTTGGTGCTCATGGGTGGCCTCTCGTGCTTCGCGCTGCGGTATTCGCCCTGGAAGCGGCCTGGCGGGTCGAGAGGTTGCTTTCTACCCTCGATAATACGGGGATGCCCGCCATTCAACTTACCCCTGCCGAGCGCAAGGTGCACCGCGCCGACGCTCACCACCTGGATCCGATCGTCATGGTCGGTGGAGACGGGCTGACCCCTGCCGTTAAAAAAGAAGCCGACGCGGCGCTCAAGGCCCACGGCCTGATCAAGATCCGCGTCTTCTCAGACGACCGCCTGGCGCGCGACGCCATGCTGCAGGAACTGGCCGACGAACTCGGCGCTGCGCCTATCCAGCACATCGGCAAGCTGCTGGTGCTGTGGCGCCCCAAGCCCGAGAAGGAGCGCGTGGTCGACGAAGACCGCATGCCCGGCCCGCGCGACATCAAGGTGCTCAAGTACAGCAAGCGCGGCGGCCAGCGCCCCGAGATCAAGACGTTGCGGGTGCTGGGCAACCAGCGCCTCACCCCTGGCGGCACCATCAAGCGCGCCAAGGCCAAAAGGCCGCTCTCGGCCAAGAAACGCAACCAGGCAGACTGAACTTGGCGCCAGCGCAAGGCGCCCAGCGCCATATCCTCTGCATGAAGTGGGGCACGAAATACGGCCCCGAATACGTCAACCGCCTCTACGCGATGGTGCGCCGCAATCTGAGCGGCGACTTCAAGTTCGTGTGCCTGACGGACGACGGCACCGGCATTCGTCCCGAAGTGACCTGCCTGCCGATTCCTCCGCTCAACCTGCAGCTGGCGCCCGGCCAGCGCGACGGCGCGTGGAAAAAGCTCACCACCTTCGAAAAAGACCTGCACGGCCTGCGCGGCACCGCCCTCTTCCTCGATGTCGACGTGGTGATCGTCGGCAGCCTCGATGCATTCTTCGAGCACCCGGGCGAGTTCCTGATCATTCATGACTACGCACGTCCCTGGCGTCGCCAGCGGATCACCGGCAATTCGTCGGTCTACCGCTTTGAACTGGGTGCCCATGCCGACGTGCTGGCGTACTTTCGCGACAACATGGACAAGGTACAGGCCGAGTACCGCAACGAACAGACCTACCTGTCCGCCATGATGCACAAGCAGGGCAAGCTGGGCTATTGGCCGACCGCCTGGTGCCCGAGCTTCAAGTACCACGGCATTCCCGCCTGGCCGGCCAACTACTGGGAAGAGCCCTTCGTGCCCGAAGGCGCGCGCATCATGGTGTTCCACGGCGAATGCAATCCGCCCGACGCGCTGGCGGGCCGGCGCAACCGCGCTTTCCGCTACATCCGGCGGGCGAACTGGGTCGCGAAGTTCTGGAAAGAATGAGCTGAGCGGACAAGGGCGCCGAGCGGCAGCGCCCCCGCCGCCGGTCCTCAGCTTGCCGCGGGCGCTTTGGCAGCGCCCATGCGCCACAGCAGCGCACCGGCGCACAGCCACTGAACCAGGTACATGCCGCTTCCCACGGCATGCCAGAGTTTCAGGTTGTCGCGCGCAAGAATCCGGGGCGCCACGGCATATTGCTGGAGCAGCGCCAGCAGCAAAGCACCCAGTATCAGGAAGATGGCGGTCATCGACGCGTTGTCGATGCGGTCGTCCATCTTCGTCCTGAAGTGAACCAGCAGCAGCAGGCCGCAGCCAATGGCGATCCAGCTCTGCGCTTCGAACAGCTGACCTGCAAAATTGCCCGCCACGGCGGGGTTGCCGAGCCGCGCGAAAAGCATCGGCACGACCAGAAAGCCGATCGTCGTGAGGCTGCCCCACCAGAAGGCGGCGAGCAACAGCGCGAGGCGGTCTTTCATCGGGCGTGAATCAGGTGGTCAGATATAGCGAACCGCCACGATCTCGTAGCGCTTGAGGCCGCCCGGGGCCTGCACCTCGGCGACGTCGCCTTCTTCCTTGCCGATGAGCGCACGCGCAATCGGGCTGGAGATATTGATGAGTCCGAGCTTCAGGTCGGCTTCGTCTTCACCGACGATCTGGTACTTGACCGCTTCGCCGGTTTCTTCTTCCTCGAGTTCCACCGTGGAGCCGAACACCACCTTGCCGCCGGCATCGAGTTCGGCCGGATCGATGATCTGCGCCGCCGACAGCTTGCCTTCGACTTCCTGGATACGGCCTTCGATGAAGCCCTGGCGGTCCTTGGCGACTTCGTACTCGGCGTTTTCGCTCAGGTCGCCCTGCGCGCGGGCCTCGGAAATTGCGTTGATGACCCAGGGGCGGTCCACGGTCTTGAGCTGATGCAGCTCGGCGCGCAGCTTTTCGGCACCGCGCTTGGTAATTGGGATGGTGGCCATGTTTGGTTCTCCATAAAGCGAAACCGCCGAACGCTGCCGTTCGGCGGTCGATTGGGGGAAGGGATCAGACGAGTGTGCGTCCGGTCAGCCGGCTCAGGATGGCGAGCGGGCTCGAATCGGGATTGTATTGCTTAGCTGCGGGCAGATGAAGGGTCTGCTCGAGCATGTACTGGCCCGCCATGACGGCATGCGAGGTCTGGTCGGAAAAGCACACCCACACCGAGCCCGGCGGAAATTCGGCCTTCTCCTGCGGCGAATTTTCCTGGTAGGCCATGTCCGACTTCATGCCGTCGTGCAGTTGCAGCATCAGGTGGTCGTATTCGCTGCGGAAAGACTTGGTCACGTGCAACGCCTGCAGCAGCTTGGCCTGCCAGCGCACATAGGGCTTGGCGCGCGGCAAAAAACGCTTGGCGATGTCCTCGAAAGGTTCGCCCACGCGCCACACGCGCGGCGCGCCTTCGGGGTTCACGTTGGTGAACACCCGAAGAATGCGCTCGCCATAGTTGGGCCGCGAAGGAAACGCATCCACATGCAGGCGGCGGTCGTCGGCGCGCCACGACTGCACGCGCGTCTCGACCTGCGCCGGGCGGTAGCTGGTTGGCGCGAGCCGCAGGGCCTGCGTGTAGTGCGGCAGCAGGCCGTGGATGAGCTGCTGTGCCTGCGCGCGGAACCGCCCCACCATTGCCGCTGCCTTGCGCTGCACCTCCTCGTCGCCGGCGGCGCCCTTGAGCTTGCCGCTGGCGTCGAGGCTGATGTTGCGCACGTCCGGCGACAGCAGGCTCGGCGTGAGCAGGCTACGCTCTTCGGCCAGCAGCTCGAAGCCCAGGCGCGGAAAGTACAGCACCTTGCCCGCTTCCAGTTCGGCGATCCACGCCTCGTTGGGCGTGGCCGCATTCCAGTCTGCGAGGCCGAGTTCGACGAGCTGCGTTTCCATGGCCACGCTCAGGCGGCTGCCAGCTGCGCGTGCATCTCCTGCACCGAGATCACGCCCAGCTCGTCCATGAAGCCCATGCCTTCGACCGCGGCTTCGGCACCAAAGATGGTGGTGAAGGTGGTCACGCGCGCGAGCAGCGCCGAGGTGCGGATCTGGCGCGAGTCGTTGATCGCGTTGCGGCGCTCTTCCACCGTGTTGATGACCAGGGCGATCTCGTTGTTCTTGATCATGTCCACGATGTGCGGGCGGCCTTCGGTCACCTTGTTCACCGTTGCGCATTCGATGCCCGCCGCGCTGATGGCGGCGGCCGTGCCCTTGGTGGCGATGATCTCGAAGCCCAGCTTGACCAGGCCGCGCGCCACTTCCACCGCGCGCGCCTTGTCGTTGTTCTTCACCGAGATGAAGACCTTGCCCGACTTCGGCAGGTGCGTGCCCGCGCCCAGTTGCGACTTGACGAATGCTTCGCCGAAGGTCTTGCCCACGCCCATGACTTCACCGGTCGACTTCATCTCGGGGCCGAGGATCGTGTCCACGCCCGGGAACTTGACGAACGGGAACACGGCCTCCTTCACGCTGAAGTAAGGCGGCGTCACTTCCTTGGTCACACCCTGCGATTTGAGCGACTGGCCGGCCATGCAGCGTGCCGCCACCTTGGCGAGCTGGATGCCCGTGGCCTTGCTCACGTAAGGCACGGTGCGCGAAGCGCGCGGGTTCACTTCGAGCACGTAGATGACGTCCTTGCCGTCCTTCTGCTGGATGGCGAACTGCACGTTCATCAGGCCCACCACGTTGAGTGCGGCGGCCATGGCGGCGCTCTGGCGCTTCAGCTCTGCAATGGTTTCGGCGCTCAGGCTGTAGGGCGGCAGCGAGCAGGCGGAGTCGCCCGAGTGCACGCCGGCTTGCTCGATGTGCTCCATCACGCCGCCGATCAGGGTCTGGCCCTCGGCATCGCGCAGGCAGTCGACGTCGCACTCGACGGCATCGTTCAGGAAGCGGTCGAGCAGCACCGGCGAGTCGTTGCTCACCTTGACCGCTTCGCGCATGTAGCGCTCGAGGTCGCGCTGCTCGTGCACGATTTCCATCGCGCGGCCGCCGAGCACATAGCTCGGGCGCACCACCAGCGGATACCCAAGGGCCGCGGCCTTCTCGAGCGCCTCGGGTTCGGTGCGCGCGGTGGCGTTCGGCGGTTGCAGCAGCTTGAGCTCATGCAGCAGCTTCTGGAAGCGCTCGCGGTCTTCGGCCGCATCGATCATGTCGGGCGAGGTGCCGATGATTGGCACCCCGTTTGCCTCGAGGTCGAGCGCGAGCTTGAGCGGCGTCTGGCCGCCGTATTGCACGATCACGCCGAGCGGCTTTTCCTTGTCGACGATCTCGAGCACGTCTTCGAGCGTGAGCGGCTCGAAGTACAGGCGGTCGCTCGTGTCATAGTCGGTCGACACGGTCTCCGGGTTGCAGTTGACCATGATGGTCTCGTAGCCGTCTTCGCGCATGGCGAGCGCGGCATGCACGCAGCAGTAGTCGAACTCGATGCCCTGGCCGATGCGGTTGGGACCGCCGCCGAGCACCATGATCTTCTTCTTGTCCGTAGGGTCGGCTTCGCACTCGTCTTCATAGGTCGAGTACATGTAGGCCGTGTTGGTCGCGAACTCGGCCGCGCAGGTGTCCACGCGCTTGTAGACCGGGCGCACGCCCAGGGCGCGGCGCTTCTCGCGGATGGCCGTGTCGGTGGTCTTGAGCTGCTTGGCCAGGCGGCGGTCGGAAAAGCCCTTTTTCTTGAGCGCGAGCAGCGTGTCCTTGTCGATGTCGTCGAGCGACTTGGTTTCGAGCTCGAGTTCGATCTTCACGATCTCTTCGATCTGCACCAGGAACCACGGGTCGATCTTGGTCAGGGCAAACACCTCATCGACGCTCAGGCCCATGGCGAAGGCATCGCCCACGTACCAGATGCGCTCGGGACCGGGCTCGCCCAGTTCCTTTTCGAGCACTTCGCGGTCTTGCGTCTTCTCGTTGAGACCGTCCACGCCCACTTCGAGGCCGCGCAGTGCCTTCTGGAACGATTCCTGGAAGGTGCGGCCCATGGCCATCACTTCGCCCACGGACTTCATCTGCGTCGTGAGGCGCGAATCGGCCTGCGGGAATTTTTCGAACGCGAAACGCGGGATCTTCGTGACCACGTAGTCGATCGACGGTTCGAACGACGCGGGCGTGGCGCCGCCCGTGATTTCGTTGCGCAGCTCGTCCAGCGTGTAGCCCACGGCCAGCTTGGCTGCAACCTTGGCAATTGGGAAACCGGTGGCCTTGGAGGCCAGCGCCGACGAACGCGACACGCGCGGGTTCATCTCGATGACGACCATGCGGCCGTCCTTCGGGTTGATGGAGAACTGCACGTTCGAGCCGCCGGTGTCCACGCCGATCTCGCGCAGCACGGCCAGCGAGGCGTTGCGCAGGATCTGGTATTCCTTGTCGGAGAGCGTCTGCGCGGGCGCCACGGTGATCGAGTCGCCGGTGTGCACGCCCATCGGGTCGAGGTTTTCAATCGAGCAGACGATGATGCAGTTGTCGGCCTTGTCGCGCACGACTTCCATCTCGTACTCTTTCCAGCCGAGCAGCGACTCTTCGATCAGCAGCTCGTTCGTCGGCGAGGCTTCGATGCCGCGCTTGCAGATGGTCTCGAACTCTTCCGGGTTGTAGGCAATGCCTCCGCCGGTGCCGCCGAGCGTGAAGCTGGGGCGGATCACGGTCGGAAAGCCGACCGACTTCTGCACCGCCCACGCTTCGTCCATCGAGTGGGCGATGCCGGAGCGCGCCGAACCGAGGCCGATCTTGGTCATCGCGTCCTTGAACTTCAGGCGGTCTTCGGCCTTGTCGATGGCTTCGGGCGTGGCGCCGATGAGCTCGACCGGCTTGTTGGTGGCTGCACCGGTGTACTTGTCGAGCACGCCGTTGCGCCAGAGGTCAAGCGCGCAGTTGAGCGCGGTCTGTCCGCCCATGGTCGGCAGGATGGCGTCGGGGCGCTCCTTGGCGATGATCTTCTCGACCGTTTGCCAGGTGATCGGCTCGATGTAGGTCACGTCGGCCGTGGCCGGGTCGGTCATGATCGTCGCGGGGTTGCTGTTGATCAGGATGACCTTGTAGCCCTCTTCGCGCAGAGCCTTGCAAGCCTGCACGCCGGAGTAGTCGAACTCGCAGGCCTGGCCGATGATGATCGGGCCGGCGCCGATGATGAGAATGGATTTGAGGTCTGAGCGCTTGGGCATCTTATTTATCCTTGGTGAAACCGATGCCGCGGCCGCTGTAGGCGCCCGGCTTCGGCTCATCCATCAGTTGATGGATCGCGTTGAATACATCGCGAAAGTTCTGGTCGTATCGCTGTTCCAGCGCGTTCAGCTTGCGCTTGAGATCGGCGTGCTCCGACAGCATGCTGCGCAGCTTGACAAAGGTACGCATGATCTCGATGTTGACGGCCACGGCGCGTTCGCTGCGCAGCACGCTCGACAACATGGCCACGCCCTGTTCGGTGAATGCCACGCTGCGGTAGCGTGCGCCGCCGGAACCCGGCTTCTCGGGTTTTGAGATCACAAGTTGTGATCTCAAATTCTCGAGGTCCTGGTTCTCCAGGGTAAAGGCAAAGTCCGCGGGAAAGCGATCGAGGTTGCGGCGCATGGCCTGCAACAACACCCGGGCCTCGACGCCATAGAGCGCGGCAAGGTCCTGCGCCAGCATGACCTTCAGGCCGCGCAGCACATAGATCTTGCCCTCGGCATCGCGCAAGGCGGCGATGACCGAGACGTCGAGCACCGCGGGTGCATCAGCCACGTGCCTGCTCCATGAGCGCGGTGAAGCGGTCGAACAGGTAGCCGATGTCGTGCGGGCCGGGCGAAGCTTCCGGGTGGCCCTGGAAGCAGAACGCCGGCTTGTCGGTGCGCGCAAGGCCCTGCAGCGTGTTGTCGAACAGGCTGATGTGGGTGGCGCGCAGGTTGGCCGGCAGCGACTTCTCATCGACCGCGAAGCCATGGTTCTGGCTCGTGATGCTCACGCGGCCGTTGTCCAGGTCTTTCACCGGATGGTTCGCGCCGTGGTGGCCAAACTTCATCTTGAAGGTCTTCGCACCCGAGGCCAGCGCCATGATCTGGTGCCCCAGGCAGATGCCGAAGGTGGGAATGCCGGTTTCGATGAGTTCCCTCACCGCGCTGATCGCGTAGTCGCAGGGTTCCGGGTCGCCCGGGCCGTTGGCCAGGAAGATGCCGTCGGGTTTGAGCTTGAGCACGTCGGCAGCGGGCGTTTGGGCCGGCACCACGGTAATGCGTGCGCCGCGCTGCGCGATCATGCGCAGGATGTTCTTCTTGACGCCGTAGTCGAACGCCACCACGTGGAACTTGGGCGTGATCTGCACACCGTAGCCGGGCTTGCCGTTCGAGTTCACGAGCTTCCACTCGGTTTCGGTCCACTCGTAGGTCTGCTTCACCGAAACGACCTTGGCCAGGTCGAGCCCGGCCATGTTGGGCGCGCCCTTGGCGGCGGCAATGGCCTTGTCGATCAGCGCCTGCGTCACGGCTTCGCCCGTGGCCAGGCCCAGGATGCAGCCGTTCTGCGCGCCATGGGTGCGCAGGTGGCGAGTGAGCTTGCGGGTGTCGATGTTCGCAATGGCCACCGTCTTGCCGGCCACGAGGTATTCGTTCAGCGTCGCGGTCTTGCGGAAATTGGATGCGACGAGCGGCAGGTCTTTGATGATCAGGCCAGCGGCATGGATCTTGTCGGCTTCGATGTCTTCCCCGTTGACGCCGTAATTGCCGATGTGCGGATACGTGAGCGTCACGATCTGCTGGCAATAACTCGGGTCGGTGAGGATTTCCTGGTAACCGGTCATGGAGGTGTTGAACACCACTTCACCGGTCGTGGAGCCGGCGGCTCCGATCGAATTGCCTTGAAAGACCGTGCCGTCTGCGAGCGCCAGGATGGCGGGCGGGAAACTTCCCTTGAGAGACAAAAGCACTGGGTTCTCCGGATGGTTACGGTCGCCCGGAGCCCCAGGCGCGTTGCCTGCGGACTGCTGCTTAAGGGGAAGATGGCGTTGTAGGCGGCCGGGCGACGCTATTGCGAGTAAGCCCCCGATTGTAGCCCGGCGGCGTCACCCTCCTGACTTGAAAGGCCGGAAAACATGCGGCGCCGACGTCTTTATGGCGTCCGGGAATCAGGAATTCGCCCGCGCAAGGCCGGCCGCGCCGCTCGCGTGCAGGCAGATGGCCGCCGCGGCGGCCACGTTCAGCGATTCCTCGCCGCCGGGCTGCGCAATGCGGATATGGTGCGTTGCGCGGGCCTCCAGCGCCGCTGAAACGCCCTGCCCCTCGTGCCCCATGAGCCAGGCGCAAGGATGCGGCAGCCTGGCTTTGTGCAGCCATTCGCCCCGGTGCGAACTGGTGGCCACCAGCGGCACCTTCAGTTGGTCGAGCGCATCGGCCTCCACGCCCTCGATCAACCGCAGGCCGAAATGGGCGCCCATGCCTGCCCGCAGCACCTTGGGCGCCCACAACGCGGCGGTGCCCTTGAGCGCGATCACCTGCTTGAACCCGAAGGCCGCCGCGCTGCGCAGTATGGAGCCGGCATTTCCGGCATCCTGAAGGCGATCGAGCACCACGCTGGGCGCGTCGGGCAGCAGCGCCGGCCGGTCGGGCAAGTCGAGCACGAAACCCATGGGCGCGGGCGACTCCAGTCCGCTGGCGCCGCGCAAGAGATCATCGCCGACCACTACTGTTTTGATAGCAATATTCGTCCATTCGGCAGGACACTGCGGCCAGAACGATTCTGAAAATACAGCCAGGGCGGGCTTGATACCCCTGGCGAGGGCGGCGCGGCAGAGGTGGTCGCCCTCCAGCCACACGCGGCCGAGCTTGCGGTAGGCGCCGGGGTCCTGTGCCAGCTTGCGCAGGTCCTTGAGCAGCGGGTTGTCGCGCGAGCTGATGTGGCTCGCGCCGGCGGGAGTGGTCATGCGGCAGGCGTCTCAGGGCGCGGCACGCAAATCGAGACGTGCAATCTCGACCGTGGCGGAGTCCATCGAGATCGCCATGGACGCGTCGTCGGGTACGGCAGCTCCGCCGGCCGTGCGCGCCAACGCGGCAGCCACCGGGCTGAACGACCGGCGATGGTGGACGCAGGCGCCATGGCGCAGCAGCGCCTCCAGATGCTCCGGCGTGCCGTAGCCCTTGTGGCCGGCAAAGCCGTAGTGGGGAAATTCGACGTGCAGTTGCTCGCACAGCCGGTCGCGGTGGACCTTCGCAAGGATGGACGCAGCGGAAATCGCCTTGACTCGCGCATCGCCCTTCACGATGGCCTCGGCCAGCACGTCAAGGGTCGGAAGGCGATTGCCGTCGACCAGCACCTTTGCGGGCTTCAGGCGCAGCCCCTCCACTGCGCGGCGCAT
Proteins encoded in this region:
- a CDS encoding RlmE family RNA methyltransferase; the protein is MSTKAKSKKVNKAWLHDHINDPYVKLATREGYRARAAYKLKEIDESLGLVKPGQLVVDLGSTPGAWSQYLRRRMSPDGAAAGGLNGTIIALDILPMEPIEGVTFLQGDFREPELLEQVLGVLAGRKADLVVSDMAPNLSGIHSADAARVAHLIELAIDFAQHHLKPEGALVAKLFHGSGYDELVKLFKANFRTVKPFKPKASRDKSSETFLVGMGLKAQETL
- a CDS encoding DUF4149 domain-containing protein — translated: MKDRLALLLAAFWWGSLTTIGFLVVPMLFARLGNPAVAGNFAGQLFEAQSWIAIGCGLLLLVHFRTKMDDRIDNASMTAIFLILGALLLALLQQYAVAPRILARDNLKLWHAVGSGMYLVQWLCAGALLWRMGAAKAPAAS
- the folP gene encoding dihydropteroate synthase, whose protein sequence is MAMAPLIWQTARFAIDLARPRVMGIVNVTPDSFSDGGAHASTAAALQHCERLLKEGADILDIGGESTRPGSPAVPLDAELARVLPVVREAVKLNVPLSIDTYKPEVMRAVLELGADIINDVWALRQPGAREAVAAHPSCGICLMHMHRDPQTMQVAPMQGDVVPEVLAFWAQQVAQLRLLQINPSRITLDPGIGFGKTVAQNFALLARQRELLEAGYPLLLGWSRKSSIGTVSGIPAAAERLVPSVTAAMLAVDRGAAIVRVHDVRDTVAALAVWQAMKAQEPQAGAPASINQQKRQTS
- the greA gene encoding transcription elongation factor GreA, translated to MATIPITKRGAEKLRAELHQLKTVDRPWVINAISEARAQGDLSENAEYEVAKDRQGFIEGRIQEVEGKLSAAQIIDPAELDAGGKVVFGSTVELEEEETGEAVKYQIVGEDEADLKLGLINISSPIARALIGKEEGDVAEVQAPGGLKRYEIVAVRYI
- the ftsH gene encoding ATP-dependent zinc metalloprotease FtsH; this encodes MNNQWFSKVAVWLVIAMVLFTVFKQFDTRGGVGSGTVSYSEFLDQVRNNQIKSAVIPEGAGGGEIIAVTNDDRKIRTTATVLDRGLVGDLIDHNVKFDVKPREEGSLLMTLLVSWGPMLLLIGVWIYFMRQMQGGGKGGAFSFGKSKARMMDENNNTVTFADVAGCDEAKEEVREVVDFLKDPQRFQKLGGRIPRGLLLVGPPGTGKTLLAKSIAGEAKVPFFSISGSDFVEMFVGVGAARVRDMFENAKKNAPCIIFIDEIDAVGRQRGAGLGGGNDEREQTLNQMLVEMDGFETNLGVIVVAATNRPDILDAALLRPGRFDRQVYVTLPDVKGREQILAVHMRKVPLGQDVNPNVIARGTPGMSGADLANLCNEAALMAARRNARVVEMQDFEKAKDKIFMGPERRSAVMDPEELRNTAYHEAGHALIGKLLPKSDPVHKVTIVPRGRALGVTFTLPEKDRYGYDKEWALNKISMLFGGRIAEEVFMNQRTTGASDDFNKATQLARDMVTRYGMTDALGPMVYAENEGEVFLGRSVTKTTTMSEQTMQKVDEEVRRIIDEQYALARRLIEDNSDKMHAMAKALLEWETIDSEQLDDIMAGRAPRPPKDWTPRIPPSGSGGSGGTPAVKPDPAPTAA
- a CDS encoding YhbY family RNA-binding protein, yielding MPAIQLTPAERKVHRADAHHLDPIVMVGGDGLTPAVKKEADAALKAHGLIKIRVFSDDRLARDAMLQELADELGAAPIQHIGKLLVLWRPKPEKERVVDEDRMPGPRDIKVLKYSKRGGQRPEIKTLRVLGNQRLTPGGTIKRAKAKRPLSAKKRNQAD
- a CDS encoding glycosyltransferase; this encodes MKWGTKYGPEYVNRLYAMVRRNLSGDFKFVCLTDDGTGIRPEVTCLPIPPLNLQLAPGQRDGAWKKLTTFEKDLHGLRGTALFLDVDVVIVGSLDAFFEHPGEFLIIHDYARPWRRQRITGNSSVYRFELGAHADVLAYFRDNMDKVQAEYRNEQTYLSAMMHKQGKLGYWPTAWCPSFKYHGIPAWPANYWEEPFVPEGARIMVFHGECNPPDALAGRRNRAFRYIRRANWVAKFWKE